The genomic segment AGGCACCCGGTATATCAATCTCCTGTTCCCGTTGGAAGATGACGTGAAGAAAGTTTCTCTGCACTACTCGTATCCGGTGTTGAGAGACATCGCCATTAACAGGAATTAGTCCCGGTTTGGGATCTGGATTGCGGAACAGATGCGAATGGTGCGGCAATGACCCTCTTTACATTGCCTATCATGATCATGAATGGGGTCTCCCGGCTCATGAGGATCGCCATCTGTTTGAAATGCTGGTCCTTGAGGGAGCGCAGGCGGGTCTGAGCTGGCTGACCATATTGAAGAAGCGGGAGAATTACCGGAAAGCCTTTCACGCTTTTGACCCTGAAAGAGTGGCCCGCTATTCCAAAAAGGATCTCAACCGGCTGCTTGCCGATTCCGGCATCGTACGCAATCGCCTCAAGATAGAATCCGCTGTCAGGAACGCGCAGGGTGTCCTAGCCATTCAAGAGGAGTTCGGGACTCTCAGTGCGTTCCTGTGGCGATATGTCGACAGCACCCCCATACAGAATGCTTGGCGCTCTTTGCGCGAACTTCCTGCGCAGACTCCTGAGTCCAATAGGATGAGTAAGGATCT from the Candidatus Omnitrophota bacterium genome contains:
- a CDS encoding DNA-3-methyladenine glycosylase I → MRNRCEWCGNDPLYIAYHDHEWGLPAHEDRHLFEMLVLEGAQAGLSWLTILKKRENYRKAFHAFDPERVARYSKKDLNRLLADSGIVRNRLKIESAVRNAQGVLAIQEEFGTLSAFLWRYVDSTPIQNAWRSLRELPAQTPESNRMSKDLKKWGFNFVGPTICYAFMQAVGMVNDHTVDCFRYAEIKGISSVSRP